In a genomic window of Alphaproteobacteria bacterium:
- a CDS encoding amidase, with the protein MPEFLLNSLADIAAALRSGKTTATALAEEANANNARRGPTLDAYKTRNPAQFLAEARVADAAFAAGLDFGPLQGIPVSVKDLYGVSGYPTFAGTPAALSDQWTTEGPVVEALRRSLATISGKTHTVEFAFGGLGTNAHWGTPRNPWDAEAHRAPGGSSAGAGVSLCEGSAVIALGSDTAGSVRVPASFTGAVGVKTSFRRWSVDGVVPLSPSLDTTGILARTVSDAILAFAAIDPVTAVPPAVLLAGLSELDVSDTRIGLCTRHFADCSPGVAEGVQAALDELAAAGAQIVDVDLPEVMEAEEIFIRGGLAAPEFAAFINNVMSARKATLDPNVAGRFASMEAITAIEYLKRRDRLVYLAAAIDDCLADIDVLVGPTAPITPPRLTEIATPEDYRAHNMPALRNTQTANLLSLSAVTMPVALDDAGMPVGLQIMAPLNEDERALAVALAFERTLGTCRERLGTPPLCR; encoded by the coding sequence ATGCCTGAATTCCTGCTGAACTCGCTCGCCGATATTGCCGCCGCATTGCGGTCGGGGAAAACCACCGCCACCGCCCTTGCCGAGGAAGCGAATGCCAATAACGCCCGCCGGGGTCCGACGCTGGATGCGTACAAGACCCGCAATCCGGCGCAATTTCTCGCCGAGGCGCGGGTGGCGGACGCTGCATTTGCCGCCGGGCTCGATTTCGGCCCGTTACAGGGAATTCCCGTTTCGGTGAAGGACCTGTATGGCGTGTCCGGCTATCCGACATTTGCCGGGACACCGGCGGCCCTTTCGGATCAGTGGACCACGGAGGGTCCGGTCGTCGAGGCCCTGCGCCGGTCGCTCGCCACCATCTCCGGCAAGACGCATACGGTCGAATTCGCCTTCGGCGGCCTTGGCACGAATGCGCATTGGGGAACGCCGCGCAACCCCTGGGATGCGGAGGCGCACCGCGCGCCCGGCGGGTCCAGCGCCGGCGCCGGGGTCAGCCTGTGCGAAGGGTCCGCCGTCATTGCGCTGGGCAGCGATACGGCGGGGTCCGTCCGCGTGCCGGCCAGTTTTACCGGCGCCGTCGGTGTCAAAACCAGTTTCAGGCGATGGTCGGTCGACGGTGTCGTGCCGCTGAGTCCCAGCCTCGACACCACCGGCATTCTGGCGCGAACGGTCTCGGACGCCATTCTGGCATTTGCGGCGATCGACCCCGTTACCGCCGTGCCGCCGGCCGTGCTGCTTGCCGGACTCAGCGAACTGGACGTATCGGATACCCGCATCGGCCTGTGCACGCGGCATTTCGCGGATTGCAGCCCCGGCGTCGCCGAGGGCGTGCAGGCGGCGCTGGATGAACTCGCCGCCGCCGGCGCGCAGATCGTCGATGTCGACCTCCCGGAAGTCATGGAAGCCGAAGAAATTTTCATACGCGGCGGCCTTGCCGCCCCCGAGTTCGCCGCGTTCATCAACAATGTAATGTCGGCGCGAAAGGCCACGCTGGATCCCAACGTCGCCGGCCGGTTCGCCAGCATGGAAGCGATTACCGCCATCGAGTATCTGAAACGCCGCGATCGGCTGGTTTACCTGGCCGCCGCCATCGATGACTGCCTGGCCGATATCGACGTTCTGGTGGGCCCGACAGCGCCGATCACCCCGCCACGGCTGACGGAGATCGCGACGCCGGAAGACTATCGGGCGCATAACATGCCGGCCCTGCGCAATACCCAGACCGCCAATCTGCTGTCCCTTTCGGCGGTGACCATGCCCGTCGCGCTGGATGACGCGGGAATGCCCGTCGGCCTTCAGATCATGGCGCCGCTTAACGAAGATGAACGCGCCCTTGCCGTTGCGCTGGCGTTTGAACGGACGCTCGGCACCTGCCGCGAACGCCTCGGCACGCCGCCACTCTGCCGATAA
- the rpsP gene encoding 30S ribosomal protein S16, giving the protein MALRIRLARGGAKKRPYYRIVIADSRMPRDGRYIEKVGSYDPMLAKDNPDRIQLLEERIRHWLSVGALPSDRVARFLGRADIIPMPAFSTNQTKQHLPKAKAQERLKEAADSAAKAAEAAKAAEEAARAAAEAPAEEAPAEEAPAEEAAEEAKAE; this is encoded by the coding sequence ATGGCGCTGAGAATCAGACTCGCCCGCGGTGGTGCCAAGAAGCGCCCGTATTACCGCATTGTCATTGCCGACTCGCGCATGCCGCGGGATGGCCGCTATATCGAAAAGGTCGGCAGCTACGATCCGATGCTGGCCAAGGATAATCCCGACCGTATCCAGCTTCTCGAAGAACGCATCCGGCACTGGCTGTCGGTCGGCGCATTGCCATCCGACCGGGTTGCCCGGTTCCTGGGCCGGGCCGACATCATTCCGATGCCGGCGTTTTCGACAAATCAGACCAAGCAGCACCTGCCGAAGGCCAAGGCGCAGGAACGGCTGAAGGAAGCGGCGGATTCGGCCGCCAAGGCAGCGGAAGCCGCCAAGGCAGCAGAGGAAGCCGCCAGGGCCGCCGCCGAAGCACCGGCGGAAGAGGCGCCGGCTGAGGAAGCGCCTGCGGAAGAAGCCGCCGAAGAAGCCAAGGCAGAGTAA
- a CDS encoding PAS domain-containing protein, with product MPDSTHDDQDVVDITPRVDDKTIAAMAIGKAAAAEHRLYNLSRLVSAWIWETDADFRLTNVSHRIFEILGIHPQELIGRRLGEIGSFITLEDFPEGGESQSTFRDVFFEAAGRSGQKHLFLISGLPVYDQDSGAFQGMQGIAEDVTRHPRADAEFEKLFAALEDSLIMVMIANSEGEIEYANAKFQEATGYNLDDLKQISPEVLIESAKAKREERWETLRDGNEWRGETHYRRKNGALFPVIETISPIPSPDGGIDRILWVVEDETAQRVYRKHLSPRTSPELFTDMPSRIKNAVFLVLSSDNCLITKLQMENMALDDALNRLPIGVIVADAFSRPIRMNRSAQEILDMNDGLTLGRDGLQGTVDGKTVRMRDIIWRTGREASTKSRTDATGAVALERPSGYRPLSVVVTPLRSESHYFDKDRPAALIFVSDPESHPEIDENRLSRLYGLTRAESRLAVLLAQDLSLSDAADELSVSQHTVRTHVKRIFSKTTTERQSGLIRLLLSGPAQVRKD from the coding sequence ATGCCGGATTCAACCCATGACGACCAGGATGTCGTCGACATCACGCCACGGGTCGACGACAAGACGATTGCGGCGATGGCCATCGGCAAAGCCGCGGCCGCCGAGCACCGGCTCTACAACCTTTCACGCCTTGTTTCCGCCTGGATATGGGAAACCGATGCGGATTTCCGGCTGACCAACGTCTCGCACCGCATCTTCGAAATCCTGGGAATCCACCCGCAGGAACTGATCGGCCGGAGGCTTGGCGAAATCGGTTCCTTCATTACACTGGAGGATTTTCCGGAAGGCGGCGAAAGCCAGTCCACCTTCCGGGATGTCTTTTTCGAAGCAGCCGGCCGTAGCGGCCAGAAACATCTGTTCCTGATCAGCGGGTTACCGGTTTACGATCAGGATTCCGGCGCGTTTCAGGGCATGCAGGGTATTGCAGAGGACGTCACCCGGCATCCCCGCGCCGACGCGGAATTCGAAAAGCTCTTCGCGGCGCTGGAAGACAGCCTGATCATGGTCATGATCGCCAACTCGGAAGGCGAAATCGAGTATGCCAATGCCAAGTTTCAGGAAGCGACCGGCTACAACCTCGACGACCTGAAACAGATTTCGCCCGAAGTGCTCATAGAGTCCGCCAAGGCGAAAAGAGAGGAGCGCTGGGAGACGCTTCGCGACGGAAACGAATGGCGCGGCGAAACCCACTACCGGCGCAAGAATGGCGCGTTATTTCCCGTCATTGAAACGATATCGCCGATCCCCTCTCCCGATGGCGGGATCGACCGGATCCTATGGGTTGTCGAGGACGAAACCGCGCAGCGCGTCTATCGCAAGCACCTGTCGCCACGCACATCGCCTGAACTCTTCACCGACATGCCGAGCCGTATAAAGAACGCCGTCTTTTTGGTGCTGTCCAGCGATAACTGCCTGATCACCAAACTGCAGATGGAAAATATGGCGCTTGACGACGCGCTGAACCGCCTGCCCATTGGGGTTATCGTCGCCGATGCCTTCAGCCGTCCGATCCGCATGAACCGGTCGGCGCAGGAAATCCTGGACATGAATGACGGCCTGACGCTCGGCCGGGACGGGCTTCAGGGCACTGTTGACGGCAAGACAGTCCGGATGCGCGATATCATCTGGCGCACCGGCCGGGAGGCCAGTACGAAAAGCAGAACGGATGCCACGGGCGCGGTCGCGCTGGAGCGTCCATCCGGATACCGCCCCCTGTCCGTTGTCGTGACACCGCTGCGCAGCGAATCGCATTATTTCGACAAGGATCGGCCCGCGGCGCTTATTTTTGTCAGCGACCCCGAATCCCACCCTGAAATCGACGAGAACCGTCTGAGCCGGTTGTATGGATTGACCCGGGCGGAATCGCGCCTTGCCGTTCTACTGGCGCAGGACCTGAGCCTTTCCGATGCCGCGGATGAACTGTCGGTCAGCCAGCATACGGTCCGCACCCATGTCAAACGCATCTTTTCCAAGACGACCACCGAACGCCAGTCGGGCCTGATCCGGCTGCTGCTCAGCGGTCCCGCCCAGGTCCGGAAGGACTGA
- the mtaB gene encoding tRNA (N(6)-L-threonylcarbamoyladenosine(37)-C(2))-methylthiotransferase MtaB has product MRTGQRQEPEIVTFGCRLNAFESEVIRDCVSDRGNAIIFNTCAVTAEAERQARQAIRKARRANPDAEIIVTGCAAQVNAAAFAAMPEVDRVLGNAEKLRPESYIANMRVQVGDIMQARETAGHLIEGFDGRARAFVQVQQGCDHRCTFCIIPFGRGNSRSVPIGEIVTQVRQLVENGYREIVLTGVDITSYGTDLPGRPALGQMARRLLQNVPELPRLRISSIDCIEIDADLLRLIENEPRLMPHFHLSLQSGDDMILKRMKRRHGRDEAIAICDRIRAARPDVVLGADLIAGFPTETDDMFRRSYDLIEECGLTWLHVFPYSARPGTPAARMPQVDMIVRRERARLLREAGDAAAARFLDSRIGRDASVLVEQDDVGRTEHYAPILCESGLPNGSMATLRVTGRDGAQLTGRLAA; this is encoded by the coding sequence ATGAGGACGGGCCAGCGCCAGGAACCGGAAATCGTCACGTTCGGCTGTCGGCTGAACGCCTTTGAATCCGAAGTCATCCGCGACTGCGTGTCCGACCGCGGCAACGCGATCATTTTCAATACCTGCGCCGTCACGGCGGAAGCCGAACGCCAGGCCCGGCAGGCGATCCGCAAGGCGCGGCGCGCCAATCCTGACGCTGAAATTATCGTGACCGGTTGCGCGGCGCAGGTGAACGCGGCAGCCTTCGCGGCGATGCCCGAAGTCGACAGGGTGCTTGGTAATGCGGAAAAACTGCGGCCCGAATCCTATATCGCCAACATGCGCGTGCAGGTCGGCGACATCATGCAGGCGCGCGAAACGGCGGGGCATCTGATCGAGGGTTTCGACGGTCGCGCCCGCGCCTTCGTGCAGGTTCAGCAGGGTTGCGATCATCGCTGCACCTTCTGCATCATTCCGTTCGGGCGCGGCAACAGCCGCTCGGTACCCATCGGCGAAATCGTTACGCAGGTCCGGCAACTTGTCGAAAACGGATATCGCGAAATTGTCCTGACCGGGGTGGATATAACGTCTTACGGGACGGACCTGCCCGGCCGCCCGGCGCTGGGGCAAATGGCGCGCCGGTTGCTGCAAAATGTGCCCGAATTGCCGCGCCTGCGCATTTCATCGATTGACTGTATCGAAATCGACGCCGACCTGTTGCGGCTGATTGAAAACGAACCGCGTCTGATGCCGCATTTTCACCTGTCGTTGCAATCGGGCGACGACATGATACTGAAGCGCATGAAGCGGCGGCACGGCCGCGACGAAGCGATTGCCATCTGTGACCGCATCCGCGCAGCGCGTCCCGATGTGGTGCTGGGCGCGGACCTGATCGCCGGATTCCCGACCGAAACCGATGACATGTTCCGGCGGTCATACGATCTGATCGAGGAATGCGGGCTGACATGGCTGCATGTCTTTCCCTATTCGGCCCGGCCCGGCACGCCGGCGGCGCGGATGCCGCAGGTCGACATGATCGTGCGGCGCGAACGCGCCCGACTGCTTCGCGAGGCCGGCGACGCGGCGGCGGCGCGGTTCCTGGACAGCAGGATCGGGCGGGACGCTTCGGTGCTGGTGGAGCAGGACGACGTTGGCCGCACCGAACATTATGCGCCGATCCTGTGCGAATCCGGCCTGCCGAACGGCAGCATGGCGACGTTACGGGTCACGGGCCGCGACGGCGCGCAATTGACAGGCAGGCTGGCGGCATGA
- the dapF gene encoding diaminopimelate epimerase, giving the protein MIPFTKMHGLGNDCVIIDVRDEPVTLSADQVRLIADRRHGVGCDQLVLLEPPKNGDADVFLRFYNSDGSESGACGNATRCIAARLMQARQNNTITLQSAAGLLPAYVDARGQVAVDMGEAQLDWRCIPLSREVDTLALDFAAGPYSQPAAVGMGNPHCVFFVDDAEAVELATLGPRVEHDPLFPERTNVEFVTVLDRNRVRMRVWERGAGITRACGSGACAVAVAASRRGLTDRRVEVILDGGSLFIEWRDDNHVVMSGPVAFVYTGVLDDAVGTA; this is encoded by the coding sequence ATGATACCGTTTACCAAGATGCACGGCCTGGGTAATGATTGCGTCATCATCGATGTGCGCGACGAACCCGTTACGCTGTCCGCTGACCAGGTCAGGCTGATCGCCGACCGGCGGCATGGCGTCGGCTGCGACCAGCTTGTCCTGCTGGAGCCGCCGAAGAACGGCGATGCCGATGTTTTCCTGCGGTTCTACAATTCGGACGGCAGCGAATCCGGCGCCTGCGGCAACGCAACACGCTGTATCGCGGCGCGGCTGATGCAGGCGCGGCAGAACAATACAATCACGTTGCAGAGCGCCGCCGGCCTGTTGCCGGCTTATGTGGATGCGCGCGGGCAGGTCGCGGTCGATATGGGGGAAGCGCAACTGGACTGGCGCTGTATTCCGCTCAGTCGGGAGGTGGATACGCTGGCGCTCGACTTCGCGGCCGGGCCTTACAGCCAGCCCGCGGCGGTGGGCATGGGTAATCCCCATTGCGTGTTTTTCGTCGATGACGCGGAAGCGGTTGAACTGGCGACGCTGGGTCCGCGGGTGGAACACGATCCCCTGTTTCCCGAGCGCACCAATGTCGAATTCGTGACCGTGCTGGACCGGAACCGTGTCCGGATGCGCGTCTGGGAGCGGGGGGCCGGGATTACCCGGGCCTGCGGGTCGGGCGCCTGCGCGGTTGCCGTGGCGGCGTCGCGTCGCGGCCTGACGGATCGCAGGGTCGAAGTGATCCTGGACGGCGGCTCTTTGTTCATCGAGTGGCGCGATGACAATCATGTGGTGATGAGCGGCCCGGTCGCCTTTGTCTACACGGGCGTTCTGGACGATGCGGTGGGCACGGCATGA
- the rimM gene encoding ribosome maturation factor RimM (Essential for efficient processing of 16S rRNA): MSSQMAKMAETKVCVGVITGAQGIRGQVRVKSFTAEPTDIAAYGPLTDANGSREFRLELTGSAKGVLLARVSGIIDRNAAETLRGIELYVDRDALPEPEEEEFYHADLIGLPVVLSDGTPYGAVRALYDFGAGDVIELILDAGGVAVLPFTHAVVPDIDLEAGRITVVPPTEIEARGEEDTDQ; this comes from the coding sequence GTGAGCAGTCAGATGGCAAAAATGGCGGAAACGAAGGTCTGTGTCGGGGTCATTACCGGCGCGCAGGGCATTCGTGGTCAGGTCCGGGTGAAAAGTTTCACCGCGGAACCGACCGATATTGCCGCCTATGGGCCGCTGACCGACGCCAATGGCAGTCGCGAATTCCGGCTTGAGCTCACCGGCTCGGCAAAGGGGGTTCTGCTGGCAAGGGTATCCGGAATCATCGACCGCAATGCGGCGGAAACGCTGCGCGGGATCGAACTCTATGTCGATCGCGACGCATTGCCGGAACCCGAAGAGGAAGAATTCTACCACGCGGACCTGATCGGCCTGCCCGTTGTCCTGTCGGACGGCACGCCGTATGGCGCCGTGCGCGCGCTGTATGATTTCGGCGCGGGCGACGTGATAGAACTCATTCTCGATGCCGGCGGCGTCGCGGTATTGCCGTTTACCCATGCCGTGGTGCCGGATATCGACCTGGAGGCAGGCCGGATCACCGTCGTCCCGCCAACGGAAATCGAGGCGCGCGGGGAAGAGGATACAGACCAATGA
- a CDS encoding amidase produces MTDFARLSIAAASKKIRSGDISPVEYTRALLDRIEAHDAGINAFIRVLPEPALAAAREAEAEIVAGNWRGPMHGVPYALKDIIDVAGVPTTCHSKILAGNIAESDAEVGRRLKNAGGILIGKTSTHEFAIGGPSFDLPWPPARNPWNPDHFTGGSSSGSGAALAAGFVPAALGTDTGGSVRNPASFCGITGMKGTYGRVSRRGVFPLSFSLDHVGPMTRGVEDNALLMNVIAGPDPADPGSAPVAVPDFTALLGQDIRGMRIGVIRHFYNRDMEADPEMAQGIERAIDVLRGLGAEISEIFLSPLNEYAAANRIILLSEAFALHEKWFRERPQDYGELSRKRIIGGAFIRAADYVNATRIKARLVQELATAMQGVDVAVTASSMDPPGRLDDADGLEANYGRQARAPFNLTGVPAIAIPTGLSNSGLPLSMQIVGKPFDEPRVYQVAHAYEQATGFGAQIPDLESIRIHA; encoded by the coding sequence ATGACCGATTTCGCGCGTCTTTCAATTGCCGCCGCGTCGAAGAAGATACGAAGCGGGGACATCTCGCCGGTCGAATACACCCGGGCGCTGCTGGACCGGATCGAAGCCCATGACGCCGGGATCAATGCCTTTATACGGGTTCTGCCCGAACCGGCCCTGGCTGCCGCCAGGGAAGCGGAAGCGGAAATCGTCGCCGGCAACTGGCGCGGCCCGATGCACGGGGTTCCCTATGCGCTGAAAGACATCATCGACGTGGCCGGCGTTCCGACCACGTGCCACTCGAAAATTCTTGCCGGCAATATTGCCGAAAGCGATGCCGAAGTCGGCCGCCGGCTGAAGAACGCGGGCGGAATCCTCATCGGCAAGACCTCGACCCATGAATTCGCCATTGGCGGCCCCTCATTTGACCTGCCCTGGCCGCCAGCGCGCAATCCATGGAACCCGGACCATTTCACCGGCGGTTCGTCGAGCGGTTCGGGCGCCGCCCTCGCCGCCGGGTTCGTGCCCGCGGCGCTGGGGACCGATACCGGCGGATCGGTCCGCAATCCGGCTTCGTTCTGCGGCATCACCGGCATGAAGGGAACCTATGGACGCGTCAGCCGGCGCGGAGTCTTCCCGCTGTCCTTCTCGCTGGATCATGTCGGGCCGATGACCCGCGGCGTGGAAGACAATGCGCTGCTGATGAATGTCATTGCCGGCCCCGACCCGGCGGACCCGGGCAGCGCGCCCGTGGCCGTACCGGATTTCACCGCGCTGCTGGGACAGGACATAAGGGGCATGCGGATCGGCGTCATCCGGCATTTCTACAACCGCGATATGGAAGCCGACCCGGAAATGGCGCAGGGCATCGAGCGGGCGATAGACGTGCTGCGCGGGCTCGGCGCGGAAATAAGCGAAATCTTCCTGTCGCCGCTGAATGAGTACGCTGCGGCAAACCGGATCATCCTGCTGTCGGAGGCTTTCGCGCTGCATGAGAAATGGTTTCGCGAGCGGCCGCAGGACTACGGTGAGTTGTCACGCAAACGGATTATCGGCGGCGCGTTCATCCGCGCGGCGGATTACGTTAACGCAACACGCATCAAGGCCCGCCTCGTCCAGGAACTGGCCACGGCAATGCAGGGCGTGGATGTTGCGGTGACCGCATCCAGCATGGACCCTCCCGGCCGGCTCGACGACGCCGACGGTCTGGAGGCCAATTACGGGCGGCAGGCCCGGGCCCCCTTCAACCTGACCGGCGTTCCCGCGATTGCGATCCCGACCGGCCTGTCGAATTCCGGGTTGCCGCTGTCGATGCAGATCGTCGGTAAACCGTTCGACGAGCCCAGGGTCTACCAGGTCGCCCATGCCTATGAGCAGGCGACCGGCTTTGGCGCGCAAATTCCCGACCTTGAAAGTATCCGTATCCATGCCTGA
- the ftsY gene encoding signal recognition particle-docking protein FtsY — protein MTGTSWLGRLKAGLSKSSSKLVGGISGIFTRRKLDAAALEELEDLLITADLGPATAARLTASLAATRFDREVSDHEVRAALAEGIAAILNPVAVPLGIVPGRRPHVVLVVGVNGSGKTTTIGKMAQQYKDEGYNVMLAAGDTFRAAAVSQLQIWGERAGCRVIAGKQGGDAAGLAFDALQTAKAEGADILLIDTAGRLQNRKDLMAGLEKINRVIKKLDPDAPHDCILVLDATVGQNAHSQVEIFRDMVAVTGLVVTKLDGSAKGGVLVALAEKFGLPVHAIGVGEGAEDLRPFEAAAYARDLMGLDAEA, from the coding sequence ATGACCGGAACAAGCTGGCTGGGCCGCCTTAAAGCCGGGCTGTCGAAATCATCCTCCAAGCTGGTTGGCGGCATTTCCGGCATTTTCACCAGGCGCAAGCTGGATGCGGCGGCGCTGGAGGAACTGGAAGACCTGCTTATTACGGCCGATCTGGGCCCCGCGACGGCGGCACGATTGACCGCCAGCCTGGCAGCGACGCGTTTCGACAGGGAAGTCAGCGATCACGAGGTTCGTGCGGCGCTGGCCGAAGGTATCGCGGCCATACTGAACCCGGTGGCGGTGCCGTTGGGCATTGTTCCCGGCCGCCGGCCGCATGTGGTGCTGGTTGTCGGCGTGAACGGCAGCGGCAAGACCACGACAATCGGCAAGATGGCGCAGCAGTATAAGGACGAAGGCTATAATGTGATGCTGGCTGCGGGCGATACATTCCGTGCGGCGGCTGTTTCGCAACTGCAGATCTGGGGCGAGCGGGCGGGTTGCCGCGTCATCGCCGGCAAGCAGGGCGGCGATGCCGCGGGCCTGGCCTTCGATGCGTTGCAGACCGCGAAGGCCGAAGGCGCGGATATCCTGCTGATCGATACCGCCGGCCGGTTGCAGAACCGGAAGGACCTGATGGCCGGCCTGGAAAAAATCAACCGCGTGATAAAGAAGCTGGATCCCGATGCGCCGCATGACTGCATCCTGGTGCTGGATGCGACGGTCGGGCAGAACGCACACAGCCAGGTTGAAATCTTCCGGGACATGGTCGCGGTGACCGGGCTGGTGGTGACGAAACTGGACGGGTCGGCCAAGGGCGGGGTGCTGGTCGCGCTGGCGGAAAAATTCGGATTGCCGGTGCACGCCATTGGCGTCGGCGAAGGCGCCGAGGATCTGAGACCCTTTGAAGCGGCAGCCTATGCCCGGGACCTCATGGGGCTGGACGCCGAAGCCTGA
- the ffh gene encoding signal recognition particle protein encodes MFESLSGRLSDVFGKLRGRGALSVADIDAAMRDVRVALLEADVALPVVRSFIDRVKESTVGQEVIRSVTPGQMVIKIVHDELVATLGADSTGLDLNAPAPVGIMMVGLQGSGKTTTTAKIAARLQNRDRKKVLMASLDTRRPAAQEQLKVLGEQAGVSTLPIVAGQRPVEIAKRAGDAARFGGYDVILYDTAGRLQIDQGLMDEVAAVQTAVRPHEILLVADAMTGQDAVNVAEGFKARLPLTGIVLTRVDGDSRGGGALSMRAVTGCPIKLIGTGETLEALEDFHPDRIAGRILGMGDVVSLVEKAAEGIQQDEAEALAKKMRKGEFDLNDMAKQLSQMRKMGGISGMLELLPGVAKAKAAMAKQNIDDRAILRQEAIISSMTRKERLQPKVIHASRKKRIAAGSGTSIQDVNKLLKQFMTMQKMMKRVNKMGKKGLMRHGIEGLLPRM; translated from the coding sequence ATGTTCGAGTCGCTTTCAGGTCGTTTGAGCGATGTGTTCGGGAAGCTTCGAGGCCGGGGCGCGTTAAGCGTCGCCGACATCGACGCGGCGATGCGCGATGTCCGCGTGGCGCTGCTGGAAGCCGACGTGGCGCTGCCGGTCGTGCGCAGTTTCATCGACCGGGTAAAGGAAAGCACGGTCGGCCAAGAGGTCATCCGCTCTGTCACGCCGGGCCAGATGGTCATCAAGATCGTCCATGACGAACTTGTCGCGACACTGGGCGCGGATTCCACGGGACTTGACCTGAACGCACCGGCGCCGGTGGGGATCATGATGGTCGGGCTGCAGGGGTCCGGCAAGACGACAACAACCGCCAAGATCGCCGCGCGCCTGCAGAACCGCGACCGCAAGAAGGTCCTGATGGCCTCGCTGGATACCCGGCGGCCGGCCGCCCAGGAACAGTTGAAGGTGCTGGGCGAACAGGCGGGCGTATCGACGCTGCCGATCGTCGCCGGTCAGCGCCCCGTCGAAATCGCCAAACGCGCCGGCGACGCGGCGCGTTTCGGCGGATATGACGTCATCCTGTATGACACCGCCGGCCGGCTGCAGATCGACCAGGGGTTGATGGACGAAGTCGCCGCGGTCCAGACCGCGGTCAGGCCGCATGAAATTCTGCTGGTGGCGGACGCCATGACCGGCCAGGACGCGGTCAACGTCGCGGAAGGGTTCAAGGCGCGCCTGCCGCTCACCGGTATCGTGCTGACACGGGTCGATGGCGACTCACGCGGCGGCGGCGCGTTGTCGATGCGGGCCGTGACCGGCTGCCCGATCAAGCTGATCGGTACCGGCGAGACCCTTGAGGCACTGGAGGATTTCCATCCCGACCGGATCGCCGGCCGCATCCTTGGCATGGGCGACGTCGTCAGCCTGGTGGAGAAAGCCGCCGAAGGCATCCAGCAGGACGAAGCCGAAGCGCTCGCCAAAAAGATGCGGAAGGGTGAATTCGACCTGAACGACATGGCCAAGCAGCTGAGCCAGATGCGCAAGATGGGCGGCATTTCCGGCATGCTGGAACTGTTGCCCGGCGTCGCCAAGGCCAAGGCGGCAATGGCAAAACAGAATATCGATGACAGGGCGATCCTGCGGCAGGAAGCCATCATATCGTCGATGACCCGCAAGGAACGCCTCCAGCCCAAGGTCATTCATGCATCGCGCAAGAAACGCATTGCGGCGGGATCCGGGACATCGATCCAGGACGTCAACAAGCTGCTGAAGCAGTTCATGACGATGCAGAAAATGATGAAGCGGGTAAACAAGATGGGCAAGAAGGGCCTGATGCGGCACGGCATCGAGGGGCTCCTGCCACGCATGTAA